One stretch of Dyella jiangningensis DNA includes these proteins:
- a CDS encoding TetR/AcrR family transcriptional regulator, whose protein sequence is MPKSRHSKPTKPAVATEATTRRKRGRPAQDANEGLRRELIEQSARLFREKGYGNTTVRDIAAAAGVHAGSWFYYFKTKQDILQAVIEHGLTVALADIEAIAADSLPPREALRQLVRAHLYTLLAPNQDFIPVMLYEWRSLDTSAQAHIIALKDRYEAIWARVIERLHASGEWAQPTRVDRLLMFGALNWTAQWYQEGAGISIDALADQAVRFILRTPS, encoded by the coding sequence ATGCCAAAGTCGCGCCACTCCAAACCGACCAAGCCGGCAGTCGCCACGGAAGCGACGACGCGGCGCAAGCGTGGCCGTCCGGCGCAGGACGCCAACGAAGGTTTGCGCAGGGAGCTGATCGAGCAGTCGGCGCGACTGTTTCGCGAGAAGGGTTACGGCAACACCACCGTGCGTGACATCGCCGCCGCGGCCGGCGTGCATGCGGGCAGCTGGTTCTACTACTTCAAGACCAAGCAGGACATCCTGCAGGCGGTGATCGAGCACGGCCTGACCGTGGCGCTCGCCGATATCGAGGCGATCGCTGCCGACAGCCTGCCACCGCGTGAAGCACTGCGGCAGCTCGTGCGGGCGCATCTCTATACTCTGCTCGCGCCGAACCAGGACTTCATCCCGGTCATGCTGTACGAGTGGCGCTCGCTGGACACCTCGGCGCAGGCGCACATCATCGCGCTCAAGGATCGCTACGAAGCCATCTGGGCGCGCGTGATCGAACGCCTCCACGCCTCGGGCGAGTGGGCACAGCCCACGCGGGTGGACCGACTGCTGATGTTCGGCGCGCTCAACTGGACGGCCCAGTGGTACCAGGAAGGTGCGGGCATCAGCATCGACGCACTGGCCGACCAGGCCGTGCGGTTCATCCTTC
- a CDS encoding GH92 family glycosyl hydrolase produces MKPSLYRLRRRTLALTIVALGSIGAAYATKGDAPSATSSIDLANPLVGTAPLDRQEFIGNSPPPGEPLYSGMTSPGATLPQSSTEATPVNLNVDLSYPAGVGMSYYYPRPTMIGFTGGGSTYGGRASPMIMPVVGDWTVPPDYAQSTYDKASEKASPGYYAVDLATFRTKVELTATQRTSLMRFTFPESHRSNVVINLRRSGGDVEVVGDRTIRGVSKMGRPERDSDGDWFVAEFSRPFAAFGTFRADHDHEGYGIGDADVQPARRTVSGSYAGAYVTFDTKAGEQVLVKVAHGHSAEEAEQRLRNEDPDGNFERVHAQARAAWQKLFDRVEVTGGTSKQRMLFYSTLYHSFASPRLLARKGEHFTGTDGKAQVASYDRYGPVPFWDTGRNQITLLMLLEPDVVQNIMHSELDRARERGYMDTSFHGDHAVFLYDGAWQRGIPFDYAAAYEYLRKNATDPKGPRGYLAEYMKNCWISDIVPPGNPSPPYAGGKAGAATTLEYAWDDHALADVAQRLGKAEDAQMFLRRAGNYRNVFDPSVGFVRGRTEDGKWISPFDPGEPYYNFMMKEASGWSTLWLVPHDVQGLMDLLGGRDAFNAKLDAFFSTPYTAKGICRDCTGLIGQYVQGNQPDQQAAYLYAWGGQPWKTQALTRRILDEMYGSDASGYGYPGMDDQGSTSSWYVLSAMGFYPVDPSTPDYILGSPIFDRVRLHLGNGKVFEIVARNNSAKNMYIQSATLNGKPWTKPWFSHADIADGATLVLTMGPEPNKRWGADPHDAPHSMSASKP; encoded by the coding sequence ATGAAACCATCGTTATACCGACTTCGTCGTCGCACATTGGCACTGACGATCGTCGCGCTCGGCAGCATCGGCGCGGCGTATGCCACGAAGGGCGATGCGCCTTCCGCGACGTCGAGCATCGATCTCGCCAATCCGTTGGTCGGCACTGCACCGCTGGACCGGCAGGAATTCATCGGCAATTCGCCACCTCCCGGCGAGCCGCTCTATTCGGGCATGACGTCCCCAGGCGCGACGCTGCCGCAAAGCTCCACCGAAGCGACACCGGTCAACCTCAACGTCGACCTCAGCTATCCCGCAGGCGTCGGCATGTCGTACTACTACCCGAGGCCGACGATGATCGGCTTCACCGGTGGCGGCTCGACCTACGGCGGCCGCGCTTCGCCGATGATCATGCCGGTGGTGGGCGACTGGACCGTGCCACCCGACTACGCGCAATCGACCTACGACAAGGCCAGCGAGAAGGCTTCGCCGGGCTATTACGCGGTGGATCTCGCCACTTTCCGCACCAAGGTGGAACTCACCGCGACGCAGCGCACCAGCCTGATGCGCTTCACCTTTCCCGAGAGCCACCGCTCGAACGTCGTGATCAACCTGCGCCGCTCCGGCGGTGACGTGGAAGTCGTTGGCGATCGCACCATTCGCGGCGTCTCCAAGATGGGGCGCCCGGAGCGCGATTCGGACGGCGATTGGTTCGTGGCCGAATTCTCGCGGCCGTTCGCCGCCTTCGGCACCTTCCGTGCTGACCACGACCATGAAGGCTATGGCATCGGCGATGCCGACGTGCAGCCCGCACGCCGCACGGTGTCCGGCAGCTATGCGGGCGCCTACGTCACCTTCGATACGAAGGCCGGCGAGCAGGTGCTGGTGAAGGTCGCCCATGGCCATAGCGCCGAGGAAGCCGAGCAGCGGCTGCGCAACGAGGATCCCGATGGGAACTTCGAGCGCGTGCATGCACAGGCGCGGGCGGCATGGCAGAAACTGTTCGACCGCGTCGAAGTCACCGGCGGCACGTCGAAGCAGCGCATGCTGTTCTACTCGACGCTGTACCACTCGTTTGCCAGCCCGCGCCTGCTCGCGCGCAAGGGCGAGCACTTCACCGGCACCGACGGCAAGGCGCAGGTGGCCAGTTACGACCGCTATGGCCCCGTGCCCTTCTGGGATACCGGCCGCAACCAGATCACGCTGCTGATGCTGCTCGAGCCGGATGTCGTGCAGAACATCATGCATTCGGAACTGGACCGCGCCCGCGAACGCGGCTACATGGACACCTCGTTCCATGGCGACCATGCCGTGTTCCTCTACGACGGCGCCTGGCAGCGCGGCATTCCATTCGACTATGCGGCCGCGTACGAATACCTGCGCAAGAACGCCACCGACCCCAAGGGTCCGCGGGGCTATCTGGCCGAATACATGAAGAACTGCTGGATCTCCGACATCGTGCCTCCGGGCAATCCCAGTCCGCCCTATGCAGGCGGCAAGGCCGGCGCCGCCACCACGCTCGAATACGCCTGGGATGACCATGCGCTGGCCGATGTCGCCCAACGGCTTGGCAAGGCGGAAGACGCGCAGATGTTCCTGCGCCGCGCCGGCAACTACCGCAACGTGTTTGATCCGTCGGTCGGCTTCGTGCGTGGGCGCACCGAGGACGGCAAGTGGATTTCGCCATTCGACCCGGGCGAGCCCTACTACAACTTCATGATGAAGGAAGCCTCGGGCTGGTCCACGCTGTGGCTGGTGCCGCACGACGTGCAGGGCTTGATGGATCTGCTGGGCGGGCGTGACGCGTTCAACGCCAAGCTCGATGCGTTCTTCTCCACGCCGTATACGGCCAAGGGTATCTGTCGCGATTGCACGGGCCTGATCGGCCAGTACGTGCAGGGCAACCAGCCCGACCAGCAGGCGGCGTACCTGTACGCATGGGGCGGCCAGCCCTGGAAGACGCAGGCGCTGACACGCCGCATCCTCGACGAGATGTACGGCAGTGACGCCAGCGGCTACGGCTACCCCGGCATGGACGACCAGGGTTCGACGTCGTCTTGGTATGTGCTGAGTGCGATGGGTTTCTATCCGGTGGATCCGTCGACTCCCGACTACATCCTCGGCAGCCCGATCTTCGATCGCGTTCGCCTGCATCTGGGCAACGGCAAGGTCTTCGAGATCGTCGCGCGCAACAACTCGGCGAAGAACATGTACATCCAGTCGGCCACGCTCAACGGCAAGCCGTGGACCAAGCCCTGGTTCAGTCATGCCGATATCGCGGACGGCGCCACCTTGGTGCTCACCATGGGCCCCGAGCCGAACAAGCGCTGGGGCGCCGACCCGCACGACGCGCCGCACTCGATGTCGGCGAGCAAACCCTAG